In one window of Onychomys torridus chromosome 5, mOncTor1.1, whole genome shotgun sequence DNA:
- the Ucp1 gene encoding mitochondrial brown fat uncoupling protein 1 has translation MVSPTTSEVPPTMGVKIFSAGVAACLADIITFPLDTAKVRLQIQGEGQKSSPIRYKGVLGTITTLAKTEGLPKLYSGLPAGIQRQISFASLRIGLYDTVQEYFSSGRETPPTLGNRISAGLMTGGVAVFIGQPTEVVKVRLQAQSHLHGIKPRYTGTYNAYRIIATTESFSTLWKGTTPNLIRNIIINCTELVTYDLMKGALVNNQILADDVPCHLLSALVAGFCTTLLASPADVVKTRFINSLPGQYPSVPSCAMAMFTNEGPTAFFKGFVPSFLRLASWNVIMFVCFEQLKKELMRSRQTVDCTT, from the exons ATGGTGAGCCCGACAACTTCCGAAGTGCCTCCAACCATGGGGGTCAAGATCTTCTCAGCCGGCGTGGCCGCCTGTCTGGCAGATATCATCACCTTCCCGCTGGACACAGCCAAAGTTCGGCTTCAG ATCCAAGGTGAAGGGCAGAAGTCCAGTCCCATTAGGTATAAAGGTGTCCTGGGGACCATCACCACCCTGGCAAAAACAGAAGGGTTGCCGAAACTGTACAGCGGTCTGCCTGCTGGCATTCAAAGGCAAATCAGCTTTGCCTCACTCAGGATTGGCCTCTACGATACTGTCCAAGAGTACTTCTCTTCAGGGAGAGAAA CGCCTCCCACTTTGGGGAACAGGATCTCAGCTGGCTTGATGACTGGAGGTGTGGCAGTATTCATCGGGCAACCCACAGAGGTCGTGAAAGTCAGACTCCAAGCACAGAGCCACCTACACGGGATCAAACCCCGCTACACTGGGACCTACAATGCTTACAGAATTATAGCTACAACAGAAAGCTTCTCAACACTCTGGAAAG GGACAACCCCTAATCTGATCAGGAATATCATCATCAATTGTACAGAGCTGGTAACATATGACCTCATGAAGGGGGCCCTTGTGAACAACCAAATACTGGCAG ATGATGTCCCATGCCACTTGCTATCAGCTCTTGTCGCCGGGTTTTGCACCACACTCCTGGCCTCTCCGGCAGATGTGGTGAAAACAAGATTCATCAACTCCCTACCAGGACAGTACCCAAGTGTGCCCAGCTGTGCAATGGCCATGTTCACCAACGAGGGACCAACAGCTTTCTTCAAAGG GTTTGTCCCTTCTTTCCTGCGACTCGCATCCTGGAATGTCATCATGTTCGTGTGCTTTGAACAGCTGAAAAAAGAATTGATGAGGTCAAGGCAGACAGTGGACTGCACCACATAA